The proteins below are encoded in one region of Peribacillus muralis:
- a CDS encoding AI-2E family transporter, whose product MSIRVKWFYRLGFLLLLFFVVYIFMKLEPLWGPIVTVCITVLTPFLIGAFISYLLHPVVEYLKGKGMRRWLSITIIYLLFFGGIGFAVYKGIPVMVSQVRELSESVPELVEQYRSRIDKLNHQTAAWPFGIHERVEEGIFLFEGWLKRMPEKAMEYAVKMIDFILLIALIPFIAFYILKDFTVLKKMAWYMTPKKWRNRGRAFVRDVDASLGSYIRGQIIVCAVIGLLSSLLFWIVGMDYPLLLGAIIGITNVIPYFGPIIGAIPAVIIAATISVKMVVIVAVIVLVLQFLEGNVLSPLIVGKSLHMHPLFIMLALLAGGEIGGIMGMVLSIPILAVLKVFVLHARVHFRKKPPLIDK is encoded by the coding sequence GTGAGTATTCGTGTAAAGTGGTTTTATCGCCTCGGTTTTTTATTGCTCTTATTCTTCGTCGTTTATATTTTCATGAAACTTGAACCCCTGTGGGGACCGATTGTCACCGTATGCATAACAGTCCTGACCCCTTTTTTGATCGGCGCGTTCATCAGTTACTTGCTGCATCCGGTCGTCGAATATTTAAAGGGAAAAGGAATGCGTCGCTGGCTTTCGATTACGATCATTTATTTGTTATTTTTCGGCGGTATCGGCTTTGCCGTGTATAAAGGGATACCGGTGATGGTCAGTCAGGTTAGGGAGCTTTCCGAAAGCGTGCCGGAACTGGTTGAACAGTACCGGAGCCGGATCGATAAGCTTAATCATCAAACCGCGGCCTGGCCATTCGGAATTCATGAAAGAGTGGAAGAAGGCATCTTCCTATTCGAGGGCTGGTTGAAGCGTATGCCCGAAAAAGCGATGGAGTATGCCGTGAAAATGATCGACTTCATCTTGCTGATTGCGCTGATCCCATTCATCGCATTTTATATACTGAAGGATTTCACCGTCTTGAAAAAAATGGCCTGGTATATGACCCCGAAAAAATGGCGTAATAGAGGACGGGCATTCGTCCGCGATGTCGATGCATCGCTTGGCAGTTATATTCGCGGGCAAATCATCGTTTGTGCCGTGATCGGCTTGTTATCCTCGCTGCTCTTTTGGATAGTCGGAATGGATTACCCGCTGTTATTGGGGGCGATCATCGGGATAACGAACGTCATACCGTACTTCGGCCCGATCATCGGCGCTATTCCTGCCGTAATAATCGCCGCGACGATTTCAGTGAAAATGGTGGTGATCGTTGCAGTCATCGTACTCGTCCTTCAATTTCTCGAAGGAAATGTCCTATCGCCGCTGATTGTCGGGAAAAGCCTGCATATGCACCCGCTATTCATCATGCTTGCCTTATTGGCCGGTGGCGAAATAGGCGGTATCATGGGGATGGTCCTGTCGATTCCCATTTTGGCTGTGCTGAAAGTTTTTGTCCTTCATGCCCGTGTTCACTTTAGAAAGAAGCCGCCCCTTATTGACAAATAA
- a CDS encoding PRC-barrel domain-containing protein, which produces MRTFSLLKGMPVFTISGERIGTVHDLSISESGQVIGLVIHQQALFKRAFHLQLTDITSYGQDGIVIKLKDSAAKKMPEDTLCFTKDELLGRMLFSEMGEELGLLQDVYFKEKMGTIIAYETTDGFFSESTVIQSKQPPTFGKDTIIVSVYEQ; this is translated from the coding sequence TTGCGGACGTTTTCTTTATTGAAAGGGATGCCGGTTTTTACCATATCAGGAGAACGAATCGGCACCGTCCATGATTTATCAATTTCAGAATCGGGTCAGGTAATCGGCTTGGTCATTCATCAGCAAGCATTGTTCAAGAGAGCCTTCCATTTGCAATTAACCGACATAACTTCTTACGGGCAAGACGGGATCGTCATCAAGCTCAAAGATTCAGCCGCAAAAAAAATGCCCGAGGATACACTTTGCTTCACGAAGGACGAGTTATTGGGGCGGATGCTTTTTTCAGAAATGGGCGAGGAGCTTGGTTTACTGCAGGATGTATATTTCAAGGAAAAAATGGGCACGATTATAGCGTATGAAACAACGGATGGGTTTTTCTCGGAGTCGACAGTGATCCAATCAAAACAGCCGCCTACGTTTGGGAAGGATACCATCATTGTTTCAGTTTATGAACAGTGA
- a CDS encoding TPM domain-containing protein: MKRLAVFALFFIFTLQFANVVAAQPNIPAPVGDIYVQDFAGVLDDQEKSELNELGKRLDDATKAQISVLTVDSMEGSEIEEYSVAALRSFKLGDAELNNGVLIVFAKEEKKIRIEVGYGLEGAITDIRSGQILDNIAIPELKEGKYDSALTETYKAVYNDVTKEYDLGDEFQQDLSVQPEPDTFQPSGIQIFLIILVIVIVFILDAKFFKGFFLQTLLNILLIFISRGGGGGGGRGGGGPRGGGGGSSGGGGSSRGW; the protein is encoded by the coding sequence ATGAAAAGACTCGCTGTGTTTGCGCTATTCTTCATTTTCACGTTACAATTTGCAAACGTAGTCGCAGCACAACCTAACATCCCGGCACCCGTTGGGGATATCTATGTCCAAGACTTTGCCGGAGTGCTTGATGATCAGGAAAAATCCGAGCTGAACGAACTTGGAAAACGCTTGGATGATGCAACGAAAGCGCAGATTTCCGTATTGACCGTGGATTCAATGGAAGGATCCGAGATCGAAGAGTACTCGGTTGCGGCATTGAGGTCATTCAAGCTTGGAGATGCTGAGCTGAACAATGGCGTCCTCATCGTATTTGCCAAGGAAGAGAAGAAGATCCGCATTGAAGTGGGGTATGGTCTGGAAGGGGCCATTACCGATATAAGATCTGGACAGATTTTGGACAATATCGCCATTCCAGAGCTGAAGGAAGGGAAGTATGATTCTGCACTGACTGAAACCTACAAGGCCGTCTATAACGATGTCACGAAAGAATATGATTTAGGCGACGAGTTTCAGCAAGATCTTTCCGTTCAGCCAGAGCCAGATACCTTTCAGCCATCCGGGATACAGATTTTTCTCATTATCCTTGTCATCGTCATCGTGTTCATCCTCGATGCCAAATTCTTTAAAGGCTTTTTCCTGCAAACGCTGCTGAATATCCTCTTGATATTCATCAGTCGTGGAGGAGGCGGCGGCGGTGGCCGGGGCGGAGGCGGCCCGCGCGGAGGCGGCGGAGGAAGCTCCGGTGGCGGAGGCTCCAGCAGAGGTTGGTAA
- a CDS encoding LemA family protein encodes MKKGWIIGIVVVVLLVIYGASSYNGLVSANEDVDNKWSQVDNQLKRRADLIPNLVETVKGYAKHETEAIKAVSDARSKLAGANTTEDAIQADQQLSGALSRLLVVVENYPDLKANENFKGLMGSLEGTENRLTVARKDYNDEVTTYNKTIKRFPKNLMAGAFGFETKPYFEVTDQEKETPKVDFGSDK; translated from the coding sequence ATGAAAAAAGGATGGATCATAGGAATAGTCGTTGTCGTTTTGCTTGTAATATATGGGGCAAGCTCATACAACGGCCTTGTCAGTGCCAATGAAGACGTCGACAATAAGTGGTCACAGGTGGATAACCAATTGAAGCGGAGGGCGGATTTGATTCCAAATCTCGTCGAAACGGTAAAGGGATATGCGAAGCACGAAACGGAAGCCATTAAAGCGGTCAGTGATGCTCGTTCGAAGCTTGCCGGAGCCAATACTACAGAAGATGCAATACAAGCTGATCAACAGCTGAGCGGGGCTTTAAGCCGTCTTTTAGTTGTCGTTGAGAACTATCCCGATTTAAAGGCAAATGAGAATTTCAAGGGACTTATGGGCAGCCTGGAGGGGACGGAGAACCGTCTGACGGTGGCACGAAAAGACTATAATGATGAAGTCACAACATATAATAAGACGATCAAACGCTTTCCGAAGAACTTGATGGCGGGCGCATTCGGGTTCGAGACGAAGCCGTATTTTGAAGTGACCGACCAAGAAAAAGAAACGCCAAAGGTTGATTTCGGGAGCGATAAATAA
- the recD2 gene encoding SF1B family DNA helicase RecD2: MSQQDSLDLFAEEKMFMKGSHLVTIFHNDDNMYSVVRIRVHETNLNYEEKEAVVTGYFPRMHEDEIYIFYGAMKEHPRFGLQFHVEHFRKDLPQSKEGIVSYLSGDLFKGIGKKTAESIVDTLGEKAISKILAQPSLLDDIPKLSGEKAKGLYDTLVEHQGLEQVMIALNQYGFGPQLSMKIYQMYKQDTISMVQGNPYKLVEDIEGIGFGRADELGHQLGISGSHPDRIKAACLYTLESQCLQDGNIYIEAEQLLEAVKKLLEENKRDQIEFTNISSEIIELTEEGKIVVEDQRIYPPSLFFSEMGIVKNIKRLLDQTEYEDQFPESEFLLALGELEERLGVSYASAQKEAIQTALQSPMLILTGGPGTGKTTVIKGIVELYAELHGVSMDINDYKKEGSDPFPFVLAAPTGRAAKRMAESTGLPAVTIHRLLGWNGSEGFSHDEDNQLDGRIVIIDEVSMVDTWLANQLFKALPENVQVILVGDEDQLPSVGPGQVLKDLLASNCVPTVSLEHIYRQADGSSIIELAHDIKKGRLPDDVTKQQEDRSFIRCQTGQIAQVIEKVVANARTKGFTARDIQVLAPMYRGPAGIDALNKMLQEVFNSNVDEKRREIKFGDVIYRTGDKVLQLVNQPEEGVFNGDMGEIVSILFAKENTDHVDKVIISFEGIEVTYTKQDLNQITHAYCCSIHKSQGSEFPIVILPVVKSYYRMLRRNLLYTAITRSKNFLILCGEEDAFRLGIERNDEMRRKTTLREKLREALSEAQAPVEEGIVHEPEARYLDIFMQADPMIGMENVTPYDFM, from the coding sequence TTGAGCCAGCAAGATTCGTTGGATTTGTTTGCAGAAGAGAAAATGTTCATGAAGGGTAGCCATTTGGTAACGATTTTTCATAATGATGATAATATGTACTCGGTCGTAAGAATTCGCGTTCATGAAACGAATTTGAATTATGAAGAGAAGGAAGCTGTCGTAACCGGTTATTTTCCAAGGATGCATGAGGACGAGATCTATATTTTTTATGGGGCCATGAAGGAGCATCCGCGTTTTGGCCTTCAATTTCATGTTGAGCATTTTCGCAAGGATTTGCCCCAATCGAAGGAAGGCATCGTCAGTTATTTGTCCGGTGACCTTTTTAAAGGCATTGGGAAAAAAACAGCCGAAAGCATTGTTGATACGCTAGGGGAAAAGGCAATTTCCAAGATTCTGGCTCAGCCATCGTTACTTGATGATATCCCGAAGCTATCCGGTGAAAAAGCTAAGGGGCTCTATGACACGTTAGTGGAGCATCAAGGTCTGGAGCAGGTGATGATTGCCCTGAATCAATATGGCTTCGGTCCGCAGCTCTCGATGAAGATCTATCAAATGTATAAGCAGGATACGATTTCGATGGTACAGGGAAATCCGTATAAGCTGGTCGAGGATATTGAAGGGATCGGTTTTGGACGGGCGGATGAACTAGGGCATCAGCTCGGGATATCCGGAAGCCACCCTGACCGTATCAAGGCTGCCTGCCTGTATACGCTTGAATCACAGTGCCTCCAGGACGGAAATATCTACATAGAAGCCGAGCAGCTTTTGGAAGCGGTAAAGAAGCTGCTTGAGGAAAATAAACGGGACCAGATCGAATTCACGAACATTTCCTCGGAAATAATCGAATTGACGGAGGAAGGGAAAATCGTTGTCGAAGATCAACGGATTTATCCGCCTTCCTTATTCTTTTCCGAAATGGGGATCGTGAAGAACATCAAGCGGCTGCTCGACCAAACAGAGTATGAGGACCAGTTTCCGGAATCGGAGTTTTTACTGGCACTTGGTGAGTTGGAGGAGCGGCTTGGTGTTTCCTATGCCTCGGCCCAAAAGGAAGCGATCCAGACAGCCCTGCAATCACCCATGTTAATCTTGACGGGGGGCCCGGGTACCGGTAAGACGACGGTCATCAAGGGGATTGTCGAGCTTTATGCAGAGCTTCATGGTGTATCCATGGATATCAATGATTATAAAAAAGAAGGAAGCGACCCATTTCCCTTTGTCCTTGCGGCCCCTACCGGGCGTGCGGCGAAACGAATGGCTGAATCGACCGGTCTCCCGGCCGTCACGATTCACCGTTTGCTGGGATGGAACGGGAGTGAAGGCTTTTCCCATGATGAGGATAATCAGTTGGATGGCCGGATCGTGATCATCGATGAGGTGTCCATGGTGGATACGTGGCTGGCCAATCAATTATTTAAAGCCCTGCCGGAAAATGTCCAGGTTATCTTGGTTGGTGATGAAGACCAGCTGCCATCAGTCGGTCCCGGACAGGTTCTGAAGGATCTGCTTGCTTCGAATTGTGTACCTACGGTCAGTCTTGAGCATATTTATCGTCAAGCTGATGGTTCTTCGATCATTGAATTGGCCCATGATATCAAAAAGGGAAGGCTGCCAGATGATGTGACGAAGCAGCAAGAAGATCGGTCGTTCATTCGCTGCCAGACCGGCCAAATCGCCCAGGTTATCGAGAAGGTGGTCGCAAATGCGCGAACAAAGGGCTTCACGGCTAGGGATATACAGGTTTTGGCGCCAATGTACAGAGGTCCAGCCGGGATCGATGCCTTGAATAAAATGCTTCAGGAAGTTTTCAATAGCAATGTGGATGAAAAGCGGCGGGAAATCAAATTTGGCGATGTGATTTACAGGACGGGAGATAAGGTATTGCAGCTGGTGAACCAGCCTGAGGAAGGGGTCTTTAACGGCGATATGGGAGAAATCGTGTCGATTTTGTTCGCTAAGGAAAATACCGATCATGTCGATAAAGTCATCATATCGTTTGAAGGGATCGAAGTGACCTACACGAAACAGGATTTGAACCAGATTACACATGCGTATTGCTGCTCGATTCATAAGTCACAGGGAAGTGAGTTTCCCATCGTCATCTTGCCTGTAGTGAAAAGCTATTATCGTATGCTTCGGCGCAATCTACTGTATACCGCGATCACCCGCAGCAAGAATTTCCTGATTCTTTGTGGGGAAGAAGATGCGTTCCGTCTGGGAATCGAACGGAATGATGAGATGCGCCGAAAAACGACCCTCCGTGAAAAGCTGCGCGAGGCTTTGAGCGAAGCTCAAGCTCCGGTTGAAGAGGGCATTGTGCATGAGCCTGAGGCACGCTATCTTGATATTTTCATGCAGGCTGACCCGATGATCGGGATGGAAAATGTCACACCTTATGATTTTATGTAA
- a CDS encoding tetratricopeptide repeat protein gives MDKNQQGIEFMQQGKYEEAAKVFNEAIEENPKEPVAYINFGNVLTAVGETDKAVKFYKKAIELDENAAAAYYSLGNLYYESDSKLSEAKDMFEKAIRLGLENSDSYFMLGLTLMALEQPKLAMPYLQRTVELSPEDVDARFQYALCLANAELYDELINQLNLVVEQDPGHADAYYNLGVAFAGYKEDAQAAMTYFNKALEAQPDHMLAAHGKKLMEEMNAE, from the coding sequence ATGGATAAAAATCAACAAGGCATTGAATTTATGCAGCAAGGGAAATACGAGGAAGCGGCGAAGGTCTTCAATGAGGCAATCGAGGAAAATCCGAAGGAGCCTGTTGCCTATATAAACTTTGGGAATGTATTGACCGCAGTGGGTGAAACGGATAAAGCCGTCAAGTTTTACAAAAAGGCGATTGAGTTGGATGAAAACGCAGCTGCCGCTTACTATTCTTTAGGTAACTTATACTATGAGTCTGATTCGAAATTAAGTGAGGCGAAGGACATGTTTGAGAAAGCGATCCGTTTAGGCTTGGAAAACAGCGATTCTTACTTCATGCTTGGCTTGACTTTGATGGCATTGGAGCAGCCAAAGCTGGCTATGCCTTATTTACAAAGAACGGTGGAGCTGAGCCCGGAGGATGTTGATGCGAGATTTCAATATGCACTTTGCCTTGCAAATGCCGAATTGTATGATGAATTGATCAATCAGCTGAATCTCGTGGTGGAACAGGATCCGGGTCATGCCGATGCTTATTATAATTTAGGGGTGGCGTTTGCTGGATATAAGGAAGATGCGCAGGCAGCGATGACTTACTTCAACAAAGCGCTGGAAGCACAGCCTGACCACATGCTGGCGGCGCACGGTAAAAAACTGATGGAAGAAATGAATGCCGAGTAA
- the mnmA gene encoding tRNA 2-thiouridine(34) synthase MnmA encodes MNKAPQDTRVVVGMSGGVDSSVSALLLKNQGYDVVGIFMKNWDDTDENGFCTATEDYNDVIAVCNQIGIPYYAVNFEKQYWDKVFTYFLEEYKAGRTPNPDVMCNKEIKFKAFLEHAVSLGADYVATGHYAQVEYRDGEYKMLRGVDNNKDQTYFLNQLTQEQLEKVMFPLGHIDKKEVREMAKEAGLATATKKDSTGICFIGERNFKEFLSNYLPAQPGDMVTMDGKVMGKHDGLMYYTIGQRHGLGIGGSGDPWFVAGKDLKRNILYVCQGFDNDVLYSNSLLAVNVSWVAQHIPAGEFSCTAKFRYRQEDSGVHVKVLENGDVEVIFDEPVRAITPGQAVVFYDGEVCLGGGTIDEVFKKGEKLTYVG; translated from the coding sequence ATGAATAAAGCACCACAAGATACCCGCGTAGTCGTCGGCATGTCAGGAGGCGTGGATTCCTCTGTGTCAGCCCTGCTGTTGAAGAATCAAGGCTATGATGTGGTCGGGATCTTCATGAAGAACTGGGATGATACGGATGAAAACGGATTTTGTACCGCAACGGAGGACTACAATGACGTGATTGCCGTTTGTAATCAAATCGGCATCCCTTATTATGCAGTCAACTTCGAAAAGCAATATTGGGATAAAGTGTTCACATATTTCTTGGAGGAGTATAAAGCGGGCCGTACCCCAAATCCGGATGTTATGTGCAACAAGGAAATTAAGTTCAAGGCGTTTCTTGAGCATGCGGTAAGCCTCGGAGCGGACTATGTCGCCACAGGGCATTATGCTCAGGTTGAATATCGGGATGGCGAATACAAAATGCTACGCGGTGTTGATAACAATAAAGATCAAACGTACTTCCTCAACCAGCTTACGCAAGAGCAATTGGAAAAAGTCATGTTTCCGCTCGGGCATATCGATAAAAAGGAAGTTCGTGAGATGGCGAAAGAAGCGGGTCTGGCAACGGCAACGAAGAAAGATTCGACAGGTATTTGTTTCATCGGCGAACGCAATTTCAAGGAGTTTTTAAGCAATTACCTTCCAGCCCAACCAGGTGACATGGTCACGATGGACGGGAAGGTCATGGGCAAGCATGATGGATTGATGTATTACACGATCGGTCAGCGTCACGGCCTTGGGATTGGCGGCAGCGGCGATCCTTGGTTTGTTGCGGGAAAAGACTTGAAGCGTAACATATTATATGTGTGTCAAGGCTTTGATAATGATGTGCTGTATTCCAATTCCCTTCTGGCCGTTAATGTCAGCTGGGTCGCGCAGCATATCCCGGCAGGGGAATTTTCCTGTACGGCGAAATTCAGGTACCGTCAAGAGGATAGCGGCGTTCATGTGAAGGTCTTGGAAAATGGTGATGTCGAGGTTATCTTTGACGAGCCTGTCCGTGCGATCACACCTGGACAAGCGGTCGTATTTTATGATGGTGAAGTATGCCTTGGCGGCGGTACGATCGATGAAGTATTTAAAAAAGGTGAAAAACTGACTTACGTAGGGTAA
- a CDS encoding cysteine desulfurase family protein — MERIYLDHAATSPMHPNVVDRMMTVMSHDFGNPSSIHAFGREARHVLDEARSSIAKSIGAGRNEIIFTSGGTEADNTAIIGVANAQENIGKHIITTEIEHHAVLHTCQFLEKSGFELTYLPVNEAGLISVADLKAALRDDTILVSVMFGNNEVGSIQPIAEIGQLLKGHPALFHTDAVQAYGVMPIDVHELGVDLLSVSAHKINGPKGIGFLYIREGLKLSPFLYGGEQERKRRAGTESVPAIAGFSEAVLIAQHELERKPAQYKRFKDVLLAVFDEADVQYEINGSIEQSLPHVLNVSFPGTNVESMLVNLDLSGVAVSSGSACTAGSIEPSHVLVAMFGKDSERTKNSIRFSFGLHNTEQEVRQAAEVTVKIINRLVGR; from the coding sequence GTGGAGAGAATATATTTAGATCATGCGGCGACTTCACCGATGCATCCGAATGTGGTGGATAGGATGATGACCGTCATGAGCCATGACTTTGGTAATCCTTCGAGCATTCATGCTTTCGGGCGGGAGGCGCGCCATGTTTTGGATGAGGCGCGTTCGAGCATTGCCAAGAGCATTGGTGCCGGACGGAATGAAATCATTTTCACGAGCGGTGGAACAGAGGCGGATAATACGGCCATCATAGGGGTGGCGAATGCCCAAGAAAATATAGGAAAGCACATCATCACGACGGAGATTGAGCATCATGCGGTTTTGCATACTTGCCAATTCCTTGAGAAGTCTGGCTTTGAACTCACTTATTTGCCTGTGAATGAAGCGGGGCTTATTTCCGTTGCGGATTTAAAGGCGGCATTGCGCGATGATACGATTTTGGTTTCGGTCATGTTCGGCAACAATGAGGTCGGTTCCATCCAGCCGATTGCTGAAATTGGGCAGCTGCTTAAAGGCCATCCAGCCCTTTTCCATACGGATGCGGTTCAGGCATACGGAGTGATGCCCATCGACGTTCATGAATTGGGCGTGGATTTGCTGAGTGTTTCAGCCCATAAAATTAACGGTCCGAAGGGAATCGGCTTTCTATATATTCGTGAAGGGTTGAAGCTGAGTCCGTTTCTATATGGCGGGGAGCAAGAACGCAAACGCAGGGCGGGTACGGAAAGTGTGCCGGCCATTGCTGGATTTTCAGAAGCGGTGTTAATCGCCCAACATGAGTTGGAAAGGAAGCCGGCACAGTACAAGCGCTTTAAAGACGTATTGCTTGCCGTCTTCGATGAGGCGGATGTACAATATGAAATTAACGGATCTATCGAACAGTCGTTGCCGCATGTGCTGAATGTAAGTTTCCCAGGCACGAACGTGGAATCGATGCTCGTTAATCTGGACCTGTCAGGGGTGGCGGTTTCGAGCGGCTCCGCTTGTACGGCAGGGTCCATCGAGCCTTCGCATGTACTTGTCGCCATGTTTGGCAAGGATTCGGAGCGGACGAAGAATTCGATTCGCTTTAGCTTCGGTTTGCACAATACGGAACAGGAAGTCAGGCAGGCGGCTGAGGTGACCGTGAAAATCATTAACAGATTAGTGGGAAGATAA
- the cymR gene encoding cysteine metabolism transcriptional regulator CymR, with the protein MKISTKGRYGLTIMIELAKHYGEGPKSLKSIAQTHNLSEHYLEQLIAPLRNAGLVKSVRGAYGGYVLSKDPQEITSGDVIRVLEGPITPVEGIEEEEPVKRQLWIRIRDAVKDVLDNTTLMDLANYKDTGEIDSYMYYI; encoded by the coding sequence ATGAAGATATCTACTAAAGGCCGTTATGGTTTAACGATCATGATCGAGCTTGCTAAACATTATGGAGAAGGACCTAAGAGCTTGAAATCGATTGCGCAGACGCATAATTTGTCCGAGCATTACTTGGAGCAGCTGATTGCACCGCTTCGTAATGCGGGTTTGGTGAAGAGCGTCCGTGGGGCGTATGGCGGGTATGTTTTGTCCAAGGATCCACAGGAGATTACGTCGGGTGATGTCATTCGCGTGTTGGAAGGCCCGATCACCCCGGTTGAAGGAATCGAGGAGGAAGAGCCGGTTAAGCGCCAGCTTTGGATCCGCATCAGGGATGCCGTGAAGGATGTATTGGATAATACGACGTTGATGGATTTGGCGAATTATAAAGATACGGGTGAAATCGATTCTTATATGTACTATATTTAA